The following coding sequences are from one Nicotiana tomentosiformis chromosome 3, ASM39032v3, whole genome shotgun sequence window:
- the LOC104093122 gene encoding NAC domain-containing protein 83-like: MDKFNFVKDGAIKLPPGFRFQPTEEEIVFQYLIRKTFSCPLPASIIPEINICKHDPWDLPGDIEQDRYFFSNKEAKYRNGNRSNRATSSGYWKPTGLDKQITCSKRKPILGMKKTLVFYKGKSSHASRTDWIMHEYRLVLPKTQPFNFHHFKKSSQSSMVQIGNWVLCHIFMKKRNGKCDQEEYKADHQHIQIPKQTLYYDFMREDLSDRAISSCSSSLSNDDSSEVSSNPSRLIEQEEASNRAL; the protein is encoded by the exons ATGGACAAGTTCAACTTCGTAAAAGATGGAGCCATAAAACTGCCTCCTGGTTTTCGATTTCAGCCAACTGAAGAAGAGATTGTGTTTCAATACTTGATTCGCAAAACATTTTCTTGCCCCTTGCCTGCTTCCATCATTCCTGAAATCAATATTTGCAAGCACGACCCCTGGGATTTGCCTG GTGATATAGAGCAGGATAGATATTTCTTCAGCAACAAGGAAGCTAAATACAGGAATGGTAATCGCTCCAACAGGGCAACTTCAAGTGGCTATTGGAAGCCAACTGGTTTAGACAAACAAATTACATGCTCAAAAAGAAAGCCAATTCTTGGGATGAAGAAAACTCTAGTTTTCTACAAAGGAAAGAGTTCTCATGCTTCTAGAACTGATTGGATTATGCATGAATATCGCCTTGTTCTCCCCAAAACTCAACCCTTCAATTTCCACCATTTCAAGAAATCCTCTCAG AGTTCTATGGTTCAAATTGGAAATTGGGTTCTTTGTCATATATTCATGAAAAAGAGAAACGGAAAATGTGATCAAGAAGAATACAAGGCTGATCATCAGCATATCCAAATACCAAAACAGACATTGTATTATGATTTTATGAGAGAAGATTTGAGTGATAGAGCAATTTCCTCTTGCTCTTCTTCTTTAAGCAATGATGATTCAAGTGAGGTTTCTTCAAATCCAAGTCGTTTAATAGAGCAAGAAGAAGCTAGCAACCGAGCTCTTTGA